Proteins encoded in a region of the Augochlora pura isolate Apur16 chromosome 4, APUR_v2.2.1, whole genome shotgun sequence genome:
- the LOC144469451 gene encoding cilia- and flagella-associated protein 36 yields the protein MNDKEDSAWVFDSLIGFLQGPIWSAPLITFIEEKSLVFEADVEESDEYRKTYQEYKNLVDLLLGCFMEDIGISPEQFENACTVNKYTRMPIQFQQNLFEQIWAANEYEIFKRMMTQKNLELQLQALNMIEQKYGLTPASFVYETDGSTDDTLVMEEIIQKHALEDDPEEEDQDLSSKTSLIKEHERLAEKYNNERVLLEEALKVSREENLENEEKGEKSPETDSSSAVIQEEEEEGDREPKASKNMEVTAPSGSVSPLASKLEEQNVSDEEIRKRQAYLKARRDKLVALKKKARSHRLETNSTRPSSARTVAQATIKGEQELSSPEPSLEPSVLQVRKALAARLQAEVVRNRTKQ from the exons ATGAACGACAAGGAGGACAGCGCCTGGGTGTTCGACTCGTTGATCGGATTCCTTCAGGGGCCGATCTGGTCGGCCCCTCTGATCACCTTCATCGAGGAGAAGTCCCTCG TATTCGAAGCGGACGTGGAGGAGAGTGACGAATACCGGAAGACCTATCAGGAGTACAAGAACTTGGTGGATCTGCTGTTGGGTTGTTTCATGGAAGACATAGGAATATCTCCGGAACAGTTCGAAAACGCTTGCACCGTGAACAAGTACACCAGGATGCCGATACAATTCCAACAG AACTTGTTCGAGCAAATATGGGCAGCGAACGAGTACGAGATATTCAAACGGATGATGACGCAGAAGAACTTGGAGCTGCAGCTGCAGGCGTTGAACATGATCGAGCAAAAGTACGGGCTCACGCCTGCATCATTTGTTTACGAAACCGATGGATCGACCGATGACACTTTGGTCATGGAGGAAATCATTCA GAAGCACGCTTTGGAGGACGATCCGGAAGAAGAAGATCAAGATCTATCGTCGAAGACCTCCTTGATCAAGGAGCACGAACGTCTCGCAGAAAAGTATAACAACGAGAGAGTGCTATTGGAGGAAGCTCTGAAGGTTTCTCGAGAAGAAAACTTGGAGAACGAAGAAAAGGGAGAGAAGAGTCCGGAAACGGATTCTTCGTCAGCCGTGATccaagaggaggaagaggaaggagACCGAGAGCCGAAAGCTTCTAAAAATATGGAGGTAACCGCCCCGTCCGGTTCGGTGTCTCCGCTGGCATCCAAACTCGAGgaacaaaat GTCTCGGACGAGGAGATCAGAAAGAGACAGGCCTACCTGAAGGCCCGAAGGGACAAGCTGGTGGCTCTGAAGAAGAAGGCCAGAAGTCACAGGCTAGAAACGAACTCGACGAGACCCAGCTCGGCCCGTACGGTCGCACAGGCGACAATAAAGGGGGAACAAGAATTAAGCTCGCCAGAACCGTCTCTGGAACCGTCTGTCCTCCAAGTGCGAAAAGCGCTAGCTGCTCGGCTCCAAGCCGAAGTAGTCCGCAATCGGACGAAACAGTGA
- the Lhfpl gene encoding LHFPL tetraspan subfamily member 5 protein — MGSKIEYVESSHMYATNYIRNSKAIGVLWGIFTICYAIIGVVAFVTPEWLGDLEHENPGRFGLWTRCSYGSNGELGEECIGRLDDLSTIVNVPFRASTILVGVAVIIALLTICAMLLFFFCQSTTVFYLCAWMQVVSAISMAIGVCVYPLGWDSPIIRAVCGAAASRYNPGACAVRWAIPLAAIAALDAATLAALAFILASRHVRLQPEPFNNGSLYKGEVNPGYVNEAQSVAGSRKSLSLRPVLLVAPPEQDRYSELSRAKSHSHHSLYTPAPSHPAHTMSTNTLNHSQHNFQL, encoded by the exons ATGGGGTCCAAGATAGAGTACGTGGAGTCCTCTCACATGTACGCGACAAATTACATTCGCAATTCAAAGGCGATCGGTGTCCTATGGGGTATATTCACGATATGCTACGCCATAATCGGTGTCGTGGCTTTCGTGACGCCGGAATGGCTCGGCGACCTGGAACACGAGAACCCCGGCAGGTTTGGTCTCTGGACCAGGTGTAGCTACGGTAGCAACG GTGAACTCGGAGAGGAATGCATCGGCAGATTGGACGATCTATCGACGATCGTGAACGTTCCGTTCAGGGCGAGCACGATTCTGGTAGGCGTCGCTGTCATAATAGCATTGTTGACGATTTGCGCGATGCTTCTGTTCTTCTTCTGCCAAAGCACCACCGTGTTCTACCTCTGCGCCTGGATGCAGGTCGTCTCAG CGATATCCATGGCGATCGGAGTCTGCGTCTATCCGCTCGGCTGGGATTCGCCAATAATACGAGCCGTCTGCGGCGCAGCTGCATCCAG ATACAATCCAGGGGCTTGCGCTGTAAGATGGGCGATACCGTTAGCAGCGATTGCGGCACTGGACGCCGCTACATTGGCAGCGCTTGCTTTCATTTTGGCGTCGAGGCACGTCAGGCTACAGCCCGAACCCTTCAATAATGGCTCCCTCTACAaag GCGAGGTGAATCCAGGATACGTGAACGAGGCGCAGAGCGTCGCAGGATCACGGAAGTCCTTGTCGTTGAGACCGGTGCTGTTGGTAGCACCGCCGGAACAAGATCGCTACAGCGAGCTGTCTAGAGCCAAGTCCCATTCTCATCATAGCCTCTACACCCCCGCACCCTCTCATCCGGCGCACACGATGTCCACAAACACTTTAAACCATTCTCAACACAATTTCCAATTGTAG
- the Cdk8 gene encoding cyclin-dependent kinase 8, translating into MNGKQCELIIVRITINMMDYEFKMKTQKDRTKVEDLFEFEGCKVGRGTYGHVYKARRKEGVPDGELKSRPDTKDFGLKQIEGTGLSMSACREIALLRELKHVNVITLIRVFLSHNDRKVWLLFDFAEHDLWHIIKFHRAAKANKKPVMVPKGMVKSLLYQILDGIHYLHSNWVLHRDLKPANILVMGEGNERGRVKIADMGFARLFNAPLKPLADLDPVVVTFWYRAPELLLGARHYTKAIDIWAIGCIFAELLTSEPIFHCRQEDIKTSNPYHHDQLDRIFNVMGFPLEKDWEDIKKMPEHPTLLKDFKRSNYANCSLTKYMDRHKIKPDSKAFNLLQKLLMMDPNKRITSEHSMQDAYFQEEPLPTQDIFAGCPIPYPKREFLTDDDTEEKTENKARQNQQQTQQNQQQQGNGDHNHGQNAKRVRLNGPHGAPEFHQHQSHAMTHQQPPGMVYSTAQPTQPSNFHQRF; encoded by the exons ATGAATGGTAAACAATGTGAA TTGATAATTGTCCGGATTACAATAAACATGATGGATTacgaatttaaaatgaaaactcAGAAAGATCGAACAAAGGTGGAAGATCTTTTCGAATTCGAAGGATGTAAAGTTGGGCGAGGCACTTACGGGCACGTCTACAAAGCCCGTAGGAAGGAAGG tGTACCGGATGGCGAATTAAAATCTCGACCAGATACGAAGGATTTCGGTTTAAAACAAATCGAAGGCACGGGTCTGTCAATGTCAGCTTGCCGCGAAATCGCT CTACTCAGAGAATTGAAACACGTTAACGTGATTACTCTGATCAGAGTTTTCCTCTCTCACAATGACCGTAAAGTTTGGTTATTGTTTGATTTCGCGGAACACGATTTATGG CACATAATAAAGTTTCATAGAGCAGCGAAAGCTAATAAAAAACCTGTTATGGTGCCAAAGGGTATGGTAAAGTCCTTACTGTATCAGATTCTAGATGgtattcattatttacattCCAACTGGGTGCTTCATAGAGACTTg AAACCagcaaatattttagtaatggGAGAAGGCAACGAAAGGGGTCGCGTGAAAATTGCAGACATGGGGTTTGCCAGACTATTTAATGCTCCTCTGAAACCGCTGGCAGATCTGGACCCTGTCGTCGTGACATTTTGGTATAGAGCTCCAGAGTTGCTCTTAGGAGCTAGGCACTATACAAAAGCTATTG ACATTTGGGCTATCGGCTGTATATTCGCGGAACTTTTGACGTCGGAACCCATATTTCATTGTAGACAGGAAGATATTAAAACCAGCAACCCGTATCATCACGATCAGTTGGATAG gaTATTCAACGTGATGGGATTTCCCCTAGAAAAGGATTGggaagatataaaaaaaatgccgGAACATCCAACGTTATTGAAAGATTTTAAAAGATCCAA TTACGCAAATTGCTCTCTGACAAAGTACATGGATCGGCATAAAATAAAACCCGACAGCAAGGCATTTAATCTG cttcaaaaattgttaatgatGGATCCAAATAAACGAATTACGTCCGAGCATTCCATGCAAGATGCTTACTTCCAGGAAGAACCATTGCCAACGCAGGA TATATTTGCCGGATGTCCTATTCCGTATCCCAAGAGAGAGTTTCTAACGGATGACGATACAGAGGAAAAGACTGAAAACAAGGCTCGACAGAATCAACAACAAACG CAACAGAATCAACAGCAACAAGGAAATGGCGACCACAACCATGGACAAAACGCGAAACGAGTTCGTTTGAACGGTCCTCACGGAGCTCCGGAATTTCATCAGCATCAAAGCCACGCGATGACCCATCAACAACCACCAGGAATGGTTTACTCTACTGCCCAGCCAACCCAGCCGTCGAATTTTCATCAACGTTTTTGA